From Schizosaccharomyces pombe strain 972h- genome assembly, chromosome: II, the proteins below share one genomic window:
- the crr1 gene encoding glycosyl hydrolase family Crr1, protein MGIPDSTTDSRHSLSSAALSSASFENIYDPARKNESTNDVIDNHTDTEIDDHDNDHENLDSNNNNENNEAFNEKAAEKKLLPWYRRYFIWILIFIVALICSVLIGVLGGVLGHRTAVRDRHPSYKAKTYSLVKEYKGTTFFDGFDFMNITDPTHGFVQYLDRNSSAKLGLISANSSNVIMAADSKHNYSSGRPSIRLQSTQYFEHGLFILDLIHLPYGCGTWPAFWTLGDDWPNGGEIDIVEGVNVGTSNQVTLHTGDGCEMEDIKRVMTGTALQTNCWVDAPNSYNAGCGVENPSGPSYGEAFNKNGGGVFVLDWRSEGIRSWFFNRSEIPSDITSGSPQPAKWSEPVADFPDTKCDIDKMFSKQKILFDLTFCGDWAGSSVYSSAGCPGSCNDFVGNNPHNFTEAYWNIKSLAVYQY, encoded by the coding sequence ATGGGTATTCCTGATTCCACTACAGATTCACGCCATAGTCTCTCATCTGCTGCGTTGTCCTCTGCTAGCTTTGAGAATATTTACGACCCGGCACGCAAGAACGAGTCAACTAATGATGTTATCGACAATCATACAGACACTGAAATTGATGATCACGATAATGACCATGAAAACCTTGATagcaataataataacGAAAACAATGAAGCCTTTAACGAAAAGGCTGCAGAGAAAAAGTTATTGCCTTGGTACCGACGTTACTTTATTTggatattaatttttatagtCGCTTTAATTTGTAGTGTTCTCATTGGTGTCTTGGGTGGTGTCTTGGGACATCGTACCGCTGTACGAGATCGCCATCCTTCTTACAAAGCTAAAACATATAGCCTTGTTAAAGAATATAAAGGCACCACATTCTTCGACGGCTTTGATTTTATGAACATTACTGATCCCACCCATGGCTTCGTACAATACCTTGACCGTAACAGCAGTGCTAAGCTTGGTCTAATTAGCGCGAATAGTTCCAACGTCATTATGGCCGCCGATAGTAAGCACAATTATAGCAGTGGTCGCCCTTCTATTCGTCTTCAGAGTACCCAGTACTTTGAACATGGACTCTTTATTTTGGATCTTATACACTTGCCTTATGGTTGCGGCACATGGCCCGCATTTTGGACTCTTGGTGATGACTGGCCCAATGGTGGTGAAATTGATATCGTTGAAGGTGTCAACGTGGGTACTAGTAATCAAGTCACTTTGCATACAGGTGACGGTTGTGAAATGGAAGATATCAAGCGAGTTATGACTGGTACTGCATTACAAACTAATTGTTGGGTTGATGCTCCAAACTCGTATAATGCTGGCTGTGGTGTTGAAAATCCTAGTGGTCCTTCTTATGGTGAAGCTTTCAACAAAAATGGAGGCGGTGTATTTGTTCTTGATTGGCGTAGTGAAGGTATTCGATCGTGGTTTTTTAATCGTTCTGAAATTCCATCTGACATTACTTCTGGTTCTCCCCAACCTGCTAAATGGAGTGAACCCGTAGCTGACTTTCCAGATACCAAATGCGATATCGacaaaatgttttcaaagcaaaaaatattatttgatTTGACATTTTGTGGTGATTGGGCAGGTTCTTCAGTTTATTCATCAGCAGGATGCCCCGGTTCGTGCAACGACTTTGTTGGTAATAATCCTCATAATTTTACTGAAGCATACTGGAATATCAAAAGCTTGGCCGTTTATCAATACTAA
- the kgd4 gene encoding mitochondrial ribosomal protein Ymr1 — MVRKILIDFTKHITKSSLERHPHPAASFPLPASFTTVDSGPAKHSTAPPATPETSILVEDRNELPLRFHRLPVSEAEMQAVESGGAYAF, encoded by the exons ATGGTTAGAAAAATTCTAATTGACTTTACGAAACATATTACCA AATCTTCGCTGGAACGACATCCCCATCCAGCTGCTTCTTTTCCACTTCCTGCCAGCTTTACAACTGTGGACTCTGGACCTGCTAAGCATTCAACAGCTCCTCCCGCTACTCCAGAAACTTCTATATTGGTGGAAGATAGGAATGAACTTCCATTACGCTTTCATCGTTTACCAGTAAGTGAAGCTGAAATGCAAGCTGTTGAATCTGGTGGAGCTTATGCTTTTTAA
- the rps402 gene encoding 40S ribosomal protein eS4, translating to MVRGPKKHLKRVAAPHHWLLDKLSGTYAPKPSPGPHKARECLPLIVFLRNRLKYALNGREVKAILMQRLIQVDGKVRTDSTFPTGFMDVISVEKTGEHFRLVYDIKGRFTVHRITAEEAKYKLCKVKRVQLGAKGVPFLVTHDGRTIRYPDPLIKVNDTIKLNLETNKIESFIKFDTSAQVMVTGGRNMGRVGTIVHREHHLGSFEIIHVKDALDREFATRLSNVFVIGEAGKSWISLPKGKGVKLSITEERDRRRALKGLA from the coding sequence ATGGTTAGAGGACccaaaaaacatttaaagcGTGTCGCGGCACCTCACCACTGGCTTTTGGATAAGCTTTCTGGTACTTATGCTCCAAAGCCTTCTCCTGGTCCTCACAAGGCCCGCGAATGTCTTCCTTTGATTGTGTTCTTGCGCAACCGTCTTAAATATGCTTTGAACGGTCGTGAGGTTAAGGCCATCCTCATGCAACGTCTCATTCAAGTTGATGGAAAGGTTCGTACTGATTCTACCTTCCCTACTGGCTTCATGGATGTAATCTCTGTTGAAAAGACTGGCGAACACTTCCGCCTTGTCTACGACATCAAGGGCCGCTTTACTGTTCATCGTATTACTGCTGAAGAGGCTAAATACAAGCTTTGCAAAGTTAAGCGTGTTCAATTAGGAGCTAAGGGCGTCCCTTTCCTTGTCACTCATGATGGACGTACTATCCGTTATCCTGATCCTTTGATTAAGGTCAATGATACCATTAAGCTTAACTTGGAAACCAATAAAATTGAGtctttcatcaaattcGACACCTCTGCTCAAGTTATGGTTACTGGTGGCCGTAACATGGGTCGTGTTGGTACCATTGTTCATCGTGAGCATCATCTTGGctcttttgaaattattcaCGTTAAGGATGCTTTGGATCGTGAGTTTGCTACCCGACTTTCTAACGTCTTTGTTATTGGCGAGGCTGGCAAGAGCTGGATTTCTTTGCCCAAGGGCAAGGGTGTCAAACTTAGCATTACTGAAGAGCGTGACCGTAGACGTGCTCTCAAAGGTCTTGCttaa
- a CDS encoding acetyl-CoA transporter, which translates to MVFKAHHRSITRQDIELEDLENAPASIASIENDTLEANVGSTPLTAKQKRNIYFLILLYLIQGVPMGLVRGSIPYFLKPNVSYSDLATYSLAAYPYSLKVLWSPIVDTYYCRSFGRRKTWVVPCMLLISSTLLLFSYNVDTWISKGSSYINSFTTWSFLLVFVCATQDIAVDGWSLNMLNPEQLSYASTAQTVGLNTGFFLSFTILLVFTSPEFANTFIRSIPSNEGLITLSGYIKFWAYFTFIASVLVCFWDESNHQEIANISDMWKTIRAALSLKNMRQLLIVHTLGKVGFVANETLTLLKATEFGLSNEMLSLIILINFPLGLALGVYTGRISNYRPLDIWLKGYWGRVVSILLNTILVYMVSNWKHRFPVFFPIFLCYTLNASFSTIQFVALGVFHSKISDPHIGGTYMTILNTLSNLGGSWPQYVMLRMADLLTVSSCSTAPHLTCSADAQKKECQALGGTCLYKRDGYYLTSIVGIFLAISICVSLITPVVRRLTKAPISSWHIHSKIAETYT; encoded by the exons atGGTCTTTAAGGCTCACCATCGAAGTATTACTCGACAAGATATAGAGCTTGaagatttagaaaatgcTCCTGCTTCCATCGcatcaattgaaaatgatacTTTAGAAGCTAACGTGGGTAGTACGCCTCTGACGGCtaagcaaaaaagaaacatctATTTTCTGATACTACTGT ATCTTATTCAGGGTGTTCCTATGGGATTAGTTAGAGGAAGCATCCCGTATTTCTTGAAGCCAAACGTTAGCTACTCAGATCTTGCCACATATTCTTTGGCTGCATACCCTTACAGTTTAAAGGTTCTGTGGAGTCCAATAGTAGATACATATTATTGTCGATCTTTTGGGCGTAGGAAAACTTGGGTAGTTCCTTGCATGCTACTCATTTCTTCTACCTTACTACTCTTTTCTTATAATGTTGATACTTGGATTTCTAAAGGTTCATCATATATTAACTCTTTTACTACATGGAGTTTTCTGCTTGTGTTTGTATGTGCCACCCAAGATATCGCTGTCGATGGTTGGTCTTTGAATATGTTAAACCCTGAGCAGTTAAGTTATGCCTCCACTGCACAAACTGTTGGTTTGAACactggtttttttttatcttttactattttattGGTGTTCACTTCCCCGGAATTTGCTAATACATTCATTCGTTCAATACCCAGTAACGAGGGTCTCATAACTTTAAGTGGCTATATCAAGTTTTGGGCATATTTCACATTTATTGCCTCTGTCTTAGTCTGTTTCTGGGACGAAAGTAATCATCAAGAAATTGCTAATATAAGTGATATGTGGAAAACAATTAGGGCTgctctttctttaaaaa ATATGCGCCAGCTTCTCATTGTACATACGCTAGGAAAAGTCGGTTTTGTTGCCAATGAAACATTGACCCTTCTCAAAGCTACTGAATTTGGTTTAAGCAATGAAATGCTTTCgttaattattttgatCAATTTTCCACTCGGTTTGGCACTCGGTGTTTATACTGGTCGTATTAGTAATTACCGGCCCTTAGATATTTGGCTGAAAGGATACTGGGGGCGTGTTGTATCCATTCTGTTAAATACCATTTTAGTATATATGGTTTCTAACTGGAAACATCGTTTTCCTGTTTTTTTTCCCATTTTCCTTTGCTACACATTGAATGCCTCGTTCAGCACTATTCAATTCGTCGCCCTTGGAGTCTTTCACAGCAAAATTTCAGATCCACATATCGGTGGAACATACATGACA ATACTTAATACGTTAAGCAATCTTGGAGGCTCGTGGCCGCAATATGTGATGCTGCGAATGGCGGATTTGTTGACAGTATCAAGTTGTTCAACCGCTCCGCATTTGACGTGTTCCGCTGATGcccaaaagaaagaatgtCAGGCATTGGGTGGAACATGCTTGTATAAAAGAGATGGTTATTATCTTACATCCATCGTGGGTATATTTTTAGCTATCTCTATATGTGTTTCTTTGATCACACCAGTCGTACGAAGATTAACCAAAGCACCAATATCTTCTTGGCATATTCACTCAAAAATTGCCGAAACGTATACATAA
- the dpm2 gene encoding dolichol-phosphate mannosyltransferase regulatory subunit Dpm2: MIVYISTAAFLYYTIWVLIMPFVDNMNISQKLFLDREWAITIPVAVMLFGICLIGTFVSLLMIKSSKKKSDL, translated from the exons ATGATTGTTTATATCTCGACCGCTGCGTTTTTATACTATACAATTTGGGTCCTAATTATG CCATTCGTTGACAATATGAATATATctcaaaaattgtttctgGATCGCGAATGGGCAATTACAATTCCAGTTGCAGTTATGCTGTTCGGTATCTGCCTGATAGGTACATTCGTATCCTTACTAATGATTAAATCTTCTAAAAAGAAGTCGGACTTGTGA